In one window of Drosophila innubila isolate TH190305 chromosome 2L unlocalized genomic scaffold, UK_Dinn_1.0 4_B_2L, whole genome shotgun sequence DNA:
- the LOC117781290 gene encoding brain-specific homeobox protein, with translation MSALNENSASANANARADASPVTTSASASAAAAATVANSKSPATTTTMLATKTPFSIEHILFQNLNTASNNNSHNKNNNNNSSNNNQKFNKYTVKSARSSGSSNTNANNNSISTSSASAYDNNKYPSATSATVSNRPAISPSHSTSAYASEDYVKSLHSQRAHQQRAAASHYGHPSSGPNSESNLSQMTSGPAAPPAPPPPPPPPAPTGSGPSGVLYPSAGYSDHGFLQMTLGYLSPSSGTYKSVDPYFLSQASLFGGAPFFGAPGCVPELALGLGMGVNALRHCRRRKARTVFSDPQLSGLEKRFEAQRYLSTPERVELATALGLSETQVKTWFQNRRMKHKKQLRRRDNANEPVDFSRTEHSGKHQNEASNGSGSTDSKQSKLAMGGSQPSTTQQQQLKMCFLQHGYSTDDYSDLEADSEDDDNSSDVDIVGDTKLYQLT, from the exons ATGTCAGCGCTTAATGAGAACAGTGCCAGCGCTAACGCCAACGCCCGAGCCGACGCCAGCCCAGtaacaacatcagcatcagcatcagcagcggcagcagcgacTGTTGCCAATAGTAAAAGCCCCGCCACAACGACCACAATGTTAGCCACAAAAACGCCATTTTCCATTGAGcatatattatttcaaaatttaaatacagccagcaacaacaacagccataacaaaaacaacaacaataacagtagcaacaacaatcaaaagtTCAACAAATATACAGTGAAAAGTGCCAGAAGTAGTGGCAGTTCCAATACAAATGCCAATAACAATTCCATCTCGACATCAAGTGCCAGTGcatatgataataataaatatccaAGTGCCACATCTGCGACGGTGTCCAATCGACCAGCAATCAGTCCCAGCCATTCAACGTCGGCGTATGCCAGCGAGGATTATGTAAAGTCCTTGCACAGCCAACG TGCCCATCAACAACGTGCTGCCGCCTCACATTATGGGCATCCGTCTTCTGGACCAAACTCAGAATCGAATTTATCACAAATGACGTCTGGACCTGCCGCACCTCCAGCcccaccaccgccgccaccgccgccaGCACCTACAGGAAGTGGACCAAGTGGAGTTCTGTACCCTAGTGCAGGCTATAGTGATCACGGCTTCCTGCAAATGACACTGGGATATCTGTCGCCATCGTCGGGCACATACAAGTCGGTGGATCCCTACTTTTTGTCCCAAG CCAGCTTGTTCGGAGGAGCGCCTTTCTTTGGGGCGCCTGGCTGTGTGCCGGAGCTGGCGCTGGGTCTTGGCATGGGTGTGAATGCATTACGTCATTGCCGACGGCGCAAGGCACGCACTGTGTTCAGTGACCCGCAGCTGTCGGGTCTGGAGAAACGTTTCGAGGCGCAGCGATATCTATCGACACCGGAGCGAGTGGAACTGGCGACGGCGTTAGGACTGAGTGAGACACAGGTCAAGACGTGGTTCCAGAACCGTCGCATGAAGCACAAGAAGCAGCTGCGACGACGCGACAATGCCAATG AGCCCGTTGACTTCTCACGCACAGAGCACAGTGGCAAGCATCAAAATGAAGCCTCCAACGGATCTGGCTCCACAGACTCCAAGCAATCCAAGCTGGCAATGGGTGGGTCACAACCTTCAACCacccaacagcagcagctgaaaaTGTGCTTCCTGCAACATGGCTACTCAACGGATGACTACTCTGATTTGGAGGCCGACAGTGAGGATGACGATAACTCCAGCGATGTGGACATTGTGGGAGATACCAAATTATATCAACTTACATAG
- the LOC117780081 gene encoding fructose-1,6-bisphosphatase 1 isoform X1, protein MAASNGDSKMSQQGPAFDSNAMTLTRFVLQEQRKFKQATGDLSQLLNCIQTSIKATASAVRKAGIAKLHGFAGDVNVQGEEVKKLDVLSNELFINMLKASYTTCMMVSEENEQVIEVETERQGKYIVCFDPLDGSSNIDCLASIGSIFAIYRKKSTGAPTVQDALQPGNQLVAAGYALYGSATAIVIGLGSGVNGFTYDPAIGEFILTDPNMRVPDKGKIYSINEGYASDWDAGVYNYIAAKKDPTKGKPYGARYVGSMVADVHRTIKYGGIFIYPATKSSPSGKLRLLYECNPMAYLMIQAGGLASNGKISILDIVPQKIHERSPIFLGSKADVEEALSYLK, encoded by the exons ATGGCGGCCAGTAACGGTGATT CGAAAATGTCCCAACAAGGACCCGCCTTCGACTCGAATGCGATGACGCTGACGCGCTTCGTGTTGCAGGAGCAGCGGAAGTTCAAGCAGGCAACTGGAGATCTGTCCCAGCTGCTCAACTGCATACAGACGTCCATTAAAGCGACTGCATCGGCGGTGCGGAAGGCTGGCATTGCCAAGTTGCATGGCTTTGCGGGGGATGTGAATGTGCAGGGTGAGGAGGTCAAGAAATTAGATGTGCTGTCCAATGAGCTGTTCATCAATATGCTGAAAGCTTCGTACACCACTTGTATGATGGTCTCCGAAGAGAATGAGCAGGTCATTGAGGTGGAAACGGAGCGACAG GGTAAATATATTGTGTGCTTCGATCCTCTGGATGGCTCGTCCAACATTGATTGTCTGGCATCCATTGGCTCCATTTTTGCCATCTACCGCAAAAAGAGTACGGGTGCGCCCACTGTCCAGGATGCACTGCAGCCTGGTAACCAGCTGGTGGCCGCCGGCTATGCACTCTACGGTTCCGCCACGGCTATTGTGATCGGCCTGGGCAGTGGCGTCAATGGTTTCACCTATGATCCCGCCATTGGTGAGTTCATCCTTACCGATCCCAACATGCGTGTGCCCGACAAGGGCAAGATCTATTCCATAAACGAGGGCTATGCCAGCGACTGGGACGCCGGTGTCTACAACTACATTGCCGCCAAGAAGGACCCCACCAAGGGCAAACCCTACGGCGCCCGCTATGTTGGCTCCATGGTTGCCGATGTGCATCGCACCATAAAATACGGCGGCATTTTCATCTACCCGGCCACCAAATCGTCACCTAGTGGCAAACTCCGTCTCCTCTACGAGTGCAATCCCATGGCCTACCTCATGATCCAAGCCGGCGGTCTAGCCAGTAATGGCAAGATTAGCATACTGGATATTGTACCTCAGAAGATTCATGAACGCAGTCCCATCTTTCTCGGCTCCAAAGCCGATGTCGAGGAGGCGCTCAGCTATTTGAAGTga
- the LOC117780081 gene encoding fructose-1,6-bisphosphatase 1 isoform X2, translated as MSQQGPAFDSNAMTLTRFVLQEQRKFKQATGDLSQLLNCIQTSIKATASAVRKAGIAKLHGFAGDVNVQGEEVKKLDVLSNELFINMLKASYTTCMMVSEENEQVIEVETERQGKYIVCFDPLDGSSNIDCLASIGSIFAIYRKKSTGAPTVQDALQPGNQLVAAGYALYGSATAIVIGLGSGVNGFTYDPAIGEFILTDPNMRVPDKGKIYSINEGYASDWDAGVYNYIAAKKDPTKGKPYGARYVGSMVADVHRTIKYGGIFIYPATKSSPSGKLRLLYECNPMAYLMIQAGGLASNGKISILDIVPQKIHERSPIFLGSKADVEEALSYLK; from the exons ATGTCCCAACAAGGACCCGCCTTCGACTCGAATGCGATGACGCTGACGCGCTTCGTGTTGCAGGAGCAGCGGAAGTTCAAGCAGGCAACTGGAGATCTGTCCCAGCTGCTCAACTGCATACAGACGTCCATTAAAGCGACTGCATCGGCGGTGCGGAAGGCTGGCATTGCCAAGTTGCATGGCTTTGCGGGGGATGTGAATGTGCAGGGTGAGGAGGTCAAGAAATTAGATGTGCTGTCCAATGAGCTGTTCATCAATATGCTGAAAGCTTCGTACACCACTTGTATGATGGTCTCCGAAGAGAATGAGCAGGTCATTGAGGTGGAAACGGAGCGACAG GGTAAATATATTGTGTGCTTCGATCCTCTGGATGGCTCGTCCAACATTGATTGTCTGGCATCCATTGGCTCCATTTTTGCCATCTACCGCAAAAAGAGTACGGGTGCGCCCACTGTCCAGGATGCACTGCAGCCTGGTAACCAGCTGGTGGCCGCCGGCTATGCACTCTACGGTTCCGCCACGGCTATTGTGATCGGCCTGGGCAGTGGCGTCAATGGTTTCACCTATGATCCCGCCATTGGTGAGTTCATCCTTACCGATCCCAACATGCGTGTGCCCGACAAGGGCAAGATCTATTCCATAAACGAGGGCTATGCCAGCGACTGGGACGCCGGTGTCTACAACTACATTGCCGCCAAGAAGGACCCCACCAAGGGCAAACCCTACGGCGCCCGCTATGTTGGCTCCATGGTTGCCGATGTGCATCGCACCATAAAATACGGCGGCATTTTCATCTACCCGGCCACCAAATCGTCACCTAGTGGCAAACTCCGTCTCCTCTACGAGTGCAATCCCATGGCCTACCTCATGATCCAAGCCGGCGGTCTAGCCAGTAATGGCAAGATTAGCATACTGGATATTGTACCTCAGAAGATTCATGAACGCAGTCCCATCTTTCTCGGCTCCAAAGCCGATGTCGAGGAGGCGCTCAGCTATTTGAAGTga